The following proteins are co-located in the Tepidamorphus gemmatus genome:
- a CDS encoding MBL fold metallo-hydrolase encodes MTISRPEVTGFFHEPTCSIAYLVVDPATARAAIIDPVLDFDECAGRVSTHSADAMLHEVDRRGLVVDWILDSHPHADHFSAAAYLKERLGAPTAIGEHVVEVQKLWKDFYNLPDFPADGSQWDRLFADGDMFRIGNLEARVMFSPGHTLASITYLIGDTAFVHDTLFQPDFGTARADFPGGNAAMLYRSIRAILALPDETRLFTGHDYMPGGRPLAYESTVAEQKRANIHLKDDPDEATFVARRQARDRTLPMPRLILQALQVNMRGGRLPEPEDNGRAYLKIPLGLL; translated from the coding sequence ATGACGATCAGCCGTCCGGAGGTCACCGGCTTCTTCCACGAGCCAACCTGCTCGATCGCCTATCTGGTGGTCGATCCGGCGACCGCGCGGGCGGCGATCATCGATCCAGTCCTCGACTTCGACGAATGCGCCGGCAGGGTATCAACCCACTCGGCCGACGCGATGCTCCACGAGGTGGACCGCCGCGGCCTGGTCGTCGACTGGATCCTCGATAGCCATCCTCATGCCGACCACTTCTCGGCGGCCGCCTATCTGAAGGAGCGGCTCGGCGCTCCCACCGCGATCGGCGAGCACGTCGTCGAGGTCCAGAAGCTGTGGAAGGACTTCTACAATCTGCCCGACTTCCCGGCCGACGGCTCGCAGTGGGACAGACTGTTCGCCGACGGGGACATGTTCCGGATCGGCAACCTCGAGGCGCGGGTCATGTTCTCGCCGGGACATACGCTTGCCTCGATCACCTATCTGATCGGCGATACCGCCTTCGTCCATGACACGCTGTTCCAGCCGGATTTCGGAACCGCCCGCGCGGATTTCCCGGGCGGCAACGCGGCCATGCTGTACCGGTCGATCAGGGCGATCCTGGCATTGCCCGATGAGACCCGCCTGTTCACCGGACACGACTATATGCCCGGCGGGCGCCCGCTCGCCTATGAATCGACGGTTGCCGAGCAGAAGCGCGCCAATATTCATCTGAAGGACGATCCCGACGAGGCGACCTTCGTCGCCCGACGCCAGGCACGAGACCGGACATTGCCGATGCCGAGGCTGATCCTGCAGGCGTTGCAGGTGAACATGCGCGGCGGCCGTCTACCGGAACCGGAAGACAATGGGCGAGCCTATCTGAAGATCCCGCTCGGACTTCTGTAG
- the hsdR gene encoding EcoAI/FtnUII family type I restriction enzme subunit R, whose translation MDKRALSERDICTKFITPALRQAGWDEMLQIREEVGFTKGRIIVRGKLVTRGQAKRADYILYYKPNIPLALIEAKDNSHSVGDGMQQALDYANTLDIPFVFSSNGDGFVFHDRTGASTPREANLGLDAFPSPADLWARYRAWKGLDAEAEQVVLQDYYGDGGDKAPRYYQVNAVNAAIEAIAKGCNRVLLVMATGTGKTYTAFQIIWRLWKAGRAKRVLYLADRNVLIDQTMVNDFRPFGGTMAKLSTRSKTIERDDGTRIAITTAMDSRRRIDTAYEIYLGLYQAITGPDERQKIYREFSREFFDLIVIDECHRGSAAEDSAWREILEYFSGATQIGMTATPKETKYISNIAYFGAPVYSYSLKQGIRDGFLAPYKVVKVHIDRDVEGYRPEKGQLDREGEEVEDRIYNVKDFDRTLVLDERTKLVARKITEFLKESGDRFQKTIVFCVDQEHAARMRQALINENADLVAENHRYVMRITGGDQEGQAELGNFIDPESKYPVLVTTSRLLSTGVDVQTCRVIALDREVNSMTEFKQIVGRGTRVHEDTHKFYFTLIDFRGATTHFADSAFDGEPVQIYEPGEGDPVAPPDDVLPTDEDGAPLPETPGADETIVDQPGLPLPPGGPQKKVYVDGVGATIIAERVEYLDEHGKLVTESLRDFTKRALKKRFASLDDFLRRWKAADRKQAIVEELEAEGLPLDPIAEELGKNLDPFDLICHVAFDKKPLTRRERADNVKKHDVFTKYEGQARAVLDALLAKYADEGVLNLDDANVLKIPPLSSLGTPVQLIKAFGGKEQFVAAVHEMQSALYQETA comes from the coding sequence ATGGACAAACGCGCCTTAAGCGAACGTGACATCTGCACCAAGTTCATCACGCCCGCCCTGCGGCAGGCCGGGTGGGACGAGATGCTGCAAATTCGCGAGGAGGTCGGCTTCACCAAGGGCCGGATCATCGTGCGCGGCAAGCTGGTCACGCGCGGGCAGGCCAAACGCGCCGACTACATCCTCTATTACAAGCCGAATATCCCGCTCGCCCTGATCGAGGCCAAGGACAATTCCCACAGCGTCGGCGACGGGATGCAGCAGGCGCTCGACTACGCCAATACCCTCGACATTCCCTTCGTGTTCTCCTCGAACGGTGACGGCTTCGTTTTCCACGACCGCACCGGCGCCAGCACGCCAAGGGAGGCCAATCTCGGCCTCGACGCCTTCCCGTCCCCGGCCGATCTGTGGGCGCGCTATCGGGCCTGGAAGGGCCTCGATGCTGAAGCCGAGCAGGTTGTGCTTCAGGACTACTATGGTGACGGCGGCGACAAGGCCCCGCGCTACTACCAGGTCAACGCCGTCAACGCCGCGATCGAGGCGATCGCCAAGGGTTGCAACCGCGTGCTGCTCGTCATGGCGACCGGCACCGGCAAGACCTACACCGCCTTTCAGATCATCTGGCGGCTGTGGAAGGCGGGCCGCGCCAAGCGCGTCCTCTACCTCGCCGACCGCAACGTGCTGATCGACCAGACGATGGTCAATGACTTCCGCCCCTTCGGCGGCACGATGGCGAAACTTTCGACCCGGTCGAAGACCATCGAGCGGGACGACGGCACCCGCATCGCCATCACCACCGCGATGGACTCCCGCCGGCGGATCGATACGGCCTACGAAATCTATCTCGGGCTCTATCAGGCGATTACCGGGCCGGACGAACGGCAGAAAATCTATCGCGAGTTCTCGCGCGAGTTCTTCGATTTGATCGTGATCGACGAGTGCCACCGCGGCAGCGCCGCCGAAGATTCGGCCTGGCGTGAAATCCTCGAATACTTCTCGGGCGCGACGCAGATCGGCATGACCGCGACGCCGAAGGAAACCAAATACATCTCCAACATCGCCTATTTCGGCGCGCCGGTTTACTCCTATTCGCTCAAGCAGGGCATCCGCGACGGCTTCCTCGCGCCCTACAAGGTGGTCAAGGTCCATATCGACCGCGACGTGGAAGGCTACCGTCCGGAGAAGGGCCAACTCGACCGCGAGGGCGAGGAGGTCGAGGACCGCATCTACAACGTCAAGGACTTCGACCGCACGCTGGTGCTGGACGAGCGCACCAAGCTTGTTGCCCGCAAGATTACCGAGTTCCTGAAGGAGAGCGGTGACCGGTTCCAGAAGACCATCGTCTTCTGTGTCGATCAGGAGCACGCCGCGCGCATGCGCCAGGCGCTCATCAACGAGAATGCCGATCTGGTCGCCGAGAATCACCGCTATGTCATGCGCATCACCGGCGGCGATCAGGAAGGCCAGGCCGAACTCGGCAATTTCATTGACCCGGAATCGAAATATCCGGTGCTGGTGACAACCTCGCGGCTGCTTTCGACCGGCGTGGACGTTCAGACCTGCCGGGTGATCGCGCTCGATCGCGAAGTCAATTCGATGACCGAGTTCAAGCAGATCGTCGGCCGCGGCACCCGCGTGCACGAGGACACGCATAAATTCTATTTCACGCTGATCGACTTTCGCGGCGCCACCACGCATTTCGCCGATTCGGCCTTCGACGGCGAGCCGGTGCAGATTTACGAGCCGGGCGAGGGCGATCCCGTCGCGCCGCCCGACGACGTGCTGCCGACCGACGAGGACGGCGCACCGCTGCCCGAAACGCCCGGCGCGGACGAAACCATCGTCGATCAGCCCGGCCTGCCGCTGCCGCCGGGCGGCCCGCAGAAAAAGGTCTATGTCGATGGCGTCGGCGCCACCATCATTGCCGAGCGCGTCGAATATCTCGATGAGCACGGCAAGCTCGTCACGGAATCCCTGCGCGATTTCACCAAGAGGGCGCTCAAGAAGCGCTTCGCCAGCCTCGACGATTTCCTGAGGCGCTGGAAGGCGGCGGATCGCAAGCAAGCGATCGTCGAAGAACTGGAGGCCGAGGGCCTGCCACTCGATCCGATCGCCGAGGAATTGGGCAAGAACCTCGACCCGTTCGACCTCATCTGCCACGTCGCCTTCGACAAGAAGCCGCTGACCCGGCGCGAGCGTGCCGACAACGTCAAGAAGCACGACGTATTCACGAAATACGAGGGCCAGGCGCGCGCCGTGCTCGATGCCTTGCTCGCCAAATACGCCGACGAAGGCGTGCTCAATCTCGACGACGCCAACGTGCTGAAAATTCCGCCCTTAAGCTCGCTCGGCACGCCGGTTCAGCTCATCAAGGCATTCGGCGGCAAGGAGCAATTCGTCGCCGCCGTCCACGAAATGCAATCCGCGCTTTATCAGGAGACCGCCTGA
- a CDS encoding type I restriction-modification system subunit M: MIVRTTVKSIQDIMRQDVGVDGDAQRISQLCWMFFLKIIDDQDQELELTKDGYRSPIPKKYQWRNWAADPEGITGEELLAFVNDELFPALKNLTISNKPGDRRRVVRDVFEDAYNYMKSGQLMRQVINRINEVDFNDLKERRDFGEFYEQLLNDLQSAGNAGEYYTPRAVTAFMTQMIDPKPGEILLDPACGTGGFLTGAINHMRKAYVKRPEHEAKMQASLRAVEKKQLPHMLCVTNMLLHGIEDPSFVRHDNTLARPYISYTASDRVDIVLTNPPFGGREEDGIEQNFPQHFRTRETADLFLALIIRLLKPGGRAAVVLPDGTLFGEGVKTRLKEHLMAECNLHTIVRLPNSVFKPYASIGTNLLFFEKGEPTKEIWFWEHRVPEGQKAYSMTKPIRFEHFNDCIEWWGGKSRKGRTEGPLAWKVSAEEVKARGYNLDIKNPNTASEDHGDPEELLAKLTAAEAETARLRDELKAILAEALLR, from the coding sequence ATGATCGTCCGCACCACCGTCAAATCCATTCAGGACATCATGCGCCAGGACGTGGGAGTCGATGGCGATGCCCAGCGCATCAGCCAGTTGTGCTGGATGTTCTTCCTCAAGATCATCGACGATCAGGACCAGGAACTCGAACTCACCAAGGACGGCTACCGCTCGCCGATCCCGAAGAAATACCAATGGCGCAACTGGGCGGCCGACCCCGAGGGCATCACCGGTGAGGAGCTGCTCGCCTTCGTCAACGACGAGCTTTTCCCGGCGCTGAAGAACCTCACCATCTCCAACAAGCCCGGCGACCGCCGACGCGTGGTGCGCGACGTGTTCGAGGACGCCTACAACTACATGAAATCCGGCCAGTTGATGCGGCAGGTCATCAACCGCATCAACGAGGTGGATTTCAACGACTTGAAAGAGCGTCGCGACTTCGGCGAGTTCTACGAGCAGCTCCTGAACGATCTGCAATCTGCCGGCAACGCCGGCGAATATTACACGCCGCGCGCCGTCACCGCCTTCATGACGCAGATGATCGATCCGAAGCCCGGCGAAATCCTGCTCGATCCGGCCTGCGGCACCGGCGGCTTCTTGACCGGCGCCATCAATCACATGCGCAAAGCTTACGTGAAGCGTCCCGAGCACGAAGCGAAAATGCAGGCGAGCCTGCGCGCGGTCGAGAAAAAGCAGCTTCCGCACATGCTCTGCGTCACCAACATGCTGCTGCACGGCATCGAGGACCCGAGCTTCGTGCGCCACGACAACACGCTGGCGCGGCCCTATATCAGCTACACAGCCTCCGACCGCGTGGACATCGTGCTCACCAATCCGCCGTTCGGCGGGCGCGAGGAGGACGGCATCGAGCAGAACTTCCCGCAGCATTTCCGCACGCGCGAGACGGCCGATCTGTTCCTCGCTCTGATTATCCGCCTGCTCAAGCCCGGCGGGCGTGCCGCGGTGGTGCTGCCGGACGGCACGCTGTTCGGCGAAGGCGTCAAGACGCGGCTGAAAGAGCACCTGATGGCGGAATGCAACCTGCACACCATCGTTCGCCTGCCCAATTCGGTGTTCAAGCCCTACGCCTCGATCGGCACCAATTTGCTGTTCTTCGAGAAGGGGGAGCCCACGAAGGAGATCTGGTTCTGGGAGCACCGCGTGCCGGAAGGCCAGAAAGCCTATTCGATGACCAAGCCGATCCGCTTCGAGCATTTCAATGACTGCATCGAGTGGTGGGGCGGCAAGAGCCGCAAAGGGCGCACGGAAGGCCCGCTCGCCTGGAAGGTGAGCGCCGAGGAGGTGAAGGCCCGCGGCTACAATCTCGACATCAAGAACCCGAATACGGCGTCGGAAGATCACGGAGACCCGGAAGAGCTGCTGGCGAAGCTCACCGCGGCCGAAGCCGAGACGGCGCGCCTGCGCGATGAGTTGAAGGCGATCCTTGCCGAGGCGCTGCTCCGATGA
- a CDS encoding DUF3800 domain-containing protein: MTAPRTFNVYCDESCHLEHDRIPVMAWGAVSCPAEDARAIAEAVRALRAEHGLAADFETKWSKVSPAKAAFYLALVDLFLNDERLRFRGLVVPDKGKLDHVRFGQSHDDWYYKMYFTMLRPIFTAPHRYRIYLDVKDTRGGPKTRKLHEVLANSLYDFDRECIERVQQVRSHESELLQLADLLIGALTYANRGLTTSTAKTAIVERLRARLGREALTRTSAFAAVKFNILVWRAQEAAG; encoded by the coding sequence ATGACCGCGCCGCGCACCTTCAACGTCTATTGCGACGAAAGCTGCCACCTGGAGCACGACCGCATTCCGGTGATGGCTTGGGGTGCCGTTTCCTGTCCGGCCGAGGATGCGCGCGCCATTGCCGAGGCGGTGCGGGCGCTCAGGGCCGAGCACGGGCTTGCGGCAGACTTCGAGACGAAATGGAGCAAGGTCTCTCCCGCCAAGGCGGCGTTCTATCTCGCGCTCGTCGATCTGTTTCTTAACGACGAGCGGCTGCGCTTCCGCGGGCTCGTCGTGCCCGACAAGGGCAAGCTCGATCACGTGCGCTTCGGCCAGTCACACGACGATTGGTATTACAAGATGTATTTCACGATGCTGCGCCCGATCTTCACCGCGCCGCATCGCTACCGCATCTATCTCGACGTGAAGGATACGCGCGGCGGGCCGAAAACGCGCAAGCTTCACGAGGTGCTCGCCAACAGCCTCTACGACTTCGACCGCGAATGCATCGAGCGCGTGCAGCAGGTGCGCAGCCATGAAAGCGAGCTGTTGCAGCTCGCCGATCTGTTGATCGGCGCGCTGACCTACGCCAACCGCGGATTGACCACGAGCACCGCCAAGACCGCCATCGTGGAACGCTTGCGCGCGAGGCTTGGGCGAGAGGCGCTCACGCGCACATCGGCCTTCGCCGCCGTCAAGTTCAACATTCTGGTCTGGCGGGCGCAGGAGGCGGCCGGATGA
- a CDS encoding recombinase family protein — MKRPTQPADPTRRQAVIYARVSSKEQEKEGFSIPAQLKLLKEYAAANGFAVAQEYVDVETAKQTGRAAFGEMVAYLKAHPSVRVMLVEKTDRLYRNLKDWVTVDELDVELHFPKEGVVLSRESRSSEKFMHGIKVLMAKNYIDNLSEEARKGMQEKAEQGIWPTKCPLGYRNVTGPDGKKIIATDPAIAPLIVKLFEWYARGDISLKEVARKAHAAGLVYPKTGAKVPMSTIHTILRNRLYTGWFEWNGKLIKGRHEALIPVELWERVQGVLDGRFAKKTKRGKHDFAFSGLIQCAQCGCAVVGEIKKQRYVYYHCTGYADKCRGNPASCRRKHVREEALEAQFTQLLGRLRFDDEVLEWVREALHASHADERREHEEAIRRHQAEYKRLDERIHAMYVDKLDGLVDAAFFERMSNQWREEQNRCLREIERLQAADRSYMDEGVQLLELARNAQRLFAKQKPREKRRLLNFLLSNCTWEDGKVIATFRQPFDLLAETALTAARAAAAGTPRKAKTEIWLGDLDSNQD, encoded by the coding sequence ATGAAGAGGCCAACGCAACCCGCCGATCCCACCCGCCGCCAGGCGGTGATCTATGCCCGCGTTTCCTCCAAGGAGCAGGAGAAGGAAGGCTTCTCGATCCCGGCGCAATTGAAGCTGCTCAAGGAATATGCCGCCGCCAACGGCTTTGCGGTGGCGCAGGAATATGTGGACGTGGAAACGGCCAAGCAGACCGGCCGCGCCGCCTTCGGCGAGATGGTCGCCTATCTCAAGGCGCATCCCTCGGTTCGGGTGATGCTCGTCGAGAAGACCGACCGGCTTTACCGGAATCTCAAGGATTGGGTGACGGTGGACGAACTCGACGTGGAACTGCACTTCCCCAAGGAAGGCGTGGTGCTGTCGCGCGAGTCGCGCTCGTCGGAAAAGTTCATGCACGGCATCAAGGTGCTGATGGCGAAGAACTATATCGACAACCTGTCCGAGGAAGCGCGCAAAGGGATGCAGGAGAAGGCCGAACAGGGCATCTGGCCGACCAAATGCCCGCTCGGCTATCGCAACGTCACCGGGCCGGACGGCAAGAAGATCATCGCCACCGATCCGGCGATCGCGCCGCTCATCGTCAAGCTGTTCGAATGGTACGCACGCGGCGACATTTCGCTCAAGGAAGTGGCGCGCAAGGCGCACGCGGCGGGCCTCGTATACCCTAAGACCGGCGCCAAGGTGCCGATGAGCACCATCCACACCATCCTGCGCAACCGGCTCTATACGGGATGGTTCGAATGGAACGGCAAGCTGATAAAGGGTCGGCACGAGGCGTTGATCCCGGTCGAGCTATGGGAGCGCGTGCAAGGCGTGCTCGACGGCCGCTTCGCCAAGAAGACTAAGCGCGGCAAGCATGACTTCGCCTTCTCGGGCCTAATCCAATGCGCGCAATGCGGCTGCGCGGTGGTCGGCGAGATCAAGAAGCAGCGCTACGTCTACTACCATTGCACGGGCTACGCCGATAAGTGCCGGGGCAATCCGGCTTCCTGCCGGCGCAAGCACGTGCGCGAGGAGGCGCTCGAAGCGCAGTTCACCCAGCTTCTTGGGCGGTTACGGTTCGACGACGAGGTGCTCGAATGGGTGCGCGAGGCGCTCCACGCCAGCCACGCCGACGAACGCCGCGAGCACGAGGAGGCGATCCGGCGCCATCAGGCGGAGTACAAGCGGCTCGATGAGCGCATTCACGCGATGTACGTGGACAAGCTCGATGGCCTCGTCGATGCGGCGTTCTTCGAGCGCATGTCGAACCAGTGGCGTGAGGAGCAGAACCGCTGTCTGCGGGAGATCGAACGCCTGCAAGCGGCCGACCGTTCCTACATGGACGAGGGCGTGCAACTTCTCGAACTAGCCCGCAACGCGCAGAGGCTATTCGCAAAGCAGAAGCCGCGCGAAAAACGCCGCCTGCTCAATTTCCTGCTATCGAACTGCACCTGGGAGGATGGCAAAGTGATTGCCACCTTCCGCCAACCGTTTGATCTGTTGGCGGAAACCGCTCTGACTGCGGCGCGCGCCGCAGCCGCTGGGACGCCGAGAAAGGCCAAAACTGAGATTTGGCTGGGGGACCTGGATTCGAACCAGGACTAG
- a CDS encoding restriction endonuclease subunit S yields the protein MNPERLLAHYETIADAPDAIPRLRRFVLDLAVRGKLVPQDPNDEPASELLKRIAAEKARLVKAGEIKREKSVARTSADDLSFDLPAGWSFASLSEVAACLDHRRIPVNSTEREARIASKSREELFPYYGATQQQGWIDDYLFDGEFILLGEDGVPFGDPFRTKAYLISGKSWVNNHAHVFQAILTSPQFLVHYLNVFDYSGRVVGTTRAKLNQAQAVTIPCPIPPLAEQHRIVAKVDELMALIDRLEAARAEREATRDRLTAASLARLNAPDPETFRDDARFALDALPALTARADQIKQFRQTILNLAVRGKLVPQDPNDEPASELLKRIAAEKARLVKDGKIRTPRAIPALPELPYPIPANWRWSQLAEIGVLSPRNEAPDALEASFVPMSLIPAEYGVANHHEVRRWGEIKKGYTHLAEGDVGLAKITPCFENGKSAVFRNLTGGIGAGTTELHVVRPLFVDQDYILLFLKSPHFIETGIPKMTGTAGQKRVPFEYFAYSPFPLPPLAEQRRIVAKVDELMALCDRLETSLATADDTRRRLLEALLAEALAPAEDRELEAAE from the coding sequence ATGAATCCTGAGCGCCTGCTTGCCCATTACGAGACGATCGCCGACGCGCCCGATGCCATCCCGCGCCTGCGCCGCTTCGTGCTCGATCTGGCGGTGCGCGGCAAGCTCGTGCCGCAGGACCCGAACGATGAACCGGCGTCGGAACTGTTGAAGCGGATCGCGGCCGAGAAGGCGCGGCTGGTGAAGGCGGGGGAGATCAAGCGCGAGAAATCTGTGGCTCGTACCAGCGCCGACGATCTTAGTTTCGATTTGCCCGCCGGATGGTCATTTGCTTCTTTGTCGGAAGTCGCGGCCTGCCTTGACCATCGCCGAATCCCGGTCAACAGCACCGAGCGGGAAGCGCGGATCGCGAGCAAGTCGCGGGAAGAGCTTTTTCCTTACTATGGAGCTACGCAGCAACAGGGCTGGATCGACGACTACCTGTTTGACGGCGAGTTCATATTGCTCGGCGAGGATGGTGTGCCATTTGGCGATCCGTTCCGAACGAAGGCGTATCTCATTAGCGGCAAATCCTGGGTGAATAATCACGCCCATGTTTTTCAAGCCATCCTCACGTCGCCTCAGTTCTTGGTTCATTATCTGAACGTGTTCGATTACTCTGGACGGGTCGTAGGCACGACACGCGCCAAGCTAAATCAAGCGCAGGCCGTCACGATACCTTGTCCCATTCCACCGCTCGCCGAGCAGCACCGCATCGTCGCCAAGGTCGATGAGTTGATGGCGCTCATCGACCGGCTGGAGGCCGCGCGCGCCGAACGGGAGGCGACGCGCGACAGGCTCACGGCGGCGAGCCTTGCCCGACTCAACGCGCCCGATCCCGAAACCTTCCGCGACGACGCCCGCTTCGCGCTCGACGCCCTGCCGGCGCTCACCGCGCGCGCCGACCAGATCAAGCAGTTTCGCCAGACCATCCTCAACCTCGCTGTGCGCGGCAAACTCGTGCCGCAAGACCCGAACGACGAGCCGGCCTCGGAACTCTTGAAGCGGATCGCGGCCGAGAAGGCGCGGCTGGTGAAGGATGGGAAGATTAGGACGCCAAGAGCGATCCCGGCGCTTCCTGAACTGCCGTACCCAATCCCTGCGAATTGGCGATGGTCGCAACTTGCAGAAATTGGCGTGTTGAGCCCGCGCAACGAAGCGCCCGATGCTTTGGAGGCTTCATTCGTCCCGATGTCGTTGATCCCGGCTGAGTATGGCGTCGCCAACCACCACGAAGTCCGCCGCTGGGGTGAGATCAAGAAGGGCTACACACATCTTGCCGAGGGCGATGTTGGCCTCGCCAAGATCACACCGTGCTTTGAGAACGGCAAATCAGCCGTATTCCGCAATCTGACCGGCGGGATCGGCGCGGGCACCACTGAGTTGCATGTCGTGCGTCCGCTGTTTGTCGATCAGGATTACATTCTGCTTTTTCTCAAAAGCCCGCATTTCATCGAAACCGGCATTCCGAAGATGACTGGCACGGCCGGGCAGAAGCGTGTGCCATTCGAGTACTTCGCCTATTCGCCCTTTCCCCTCCCGCCGCTCGCCGAGCAGCGCCGCATCGTCGCCAAGGTCGATGAGCTGATGGCGCTGTGTGACCGGCTGGAGACGAGCCTCGCCACCGCCGACGACACCCGCCGCCGCTTGCTCGAGGCGCTCCTCGCCGAGGCGCTCGCGCCGGCCGAGGATCGCGAATTGGAGGCGGCGGAATGA